In one window of Thermoplasmata archaeon DNA:
- a CDS encoding tRNA (pseudouridine(54)-N(1))-methyltransferase TrmY, producing the protein MLQGGKDAPKTIRVCGTELKGLNPDERSIGGIIRAALNKKAERGTWTTVSPGVYVSKASFGEVLHELSENGASFIYLREDGEDIIDFEFPEHPCFILGDNTDLTESEESTLHSYPCINVSVGPRSYHADHCITMVQIEFDRRNL; encoded by the coding sequence ATCCTCCAAGGCGGAAAGGACGCTCCTAAGACGATCAGAGTGTGCGGCACTGAACTCAAGGGATTGAATCCGGATGAGAGGAGTATTGGAGGAATCATACGGGCTGCTCTGAACAAAAAAGCGGAAAGGGGGACATGGACGACAGTCAGCCCCGGAGTGTATGTGTCCAAAGCATCTTTCGGTGAAGTCCTTCACGAACTGTCAGAGAATGGGGCATCGTTTATTTATCTCAGGGAAGACGGCGAAGACATCATCGATTTCGAATTTCCGGAACATCCCTGCTTCATCCTGGGCGACAATACCGACCTTACCGAATCGGAAGAAAGTACTCTGCACTCATATCCATGCATAAATGTCTCCGTCGGACCTCGCAGCTACCATGCTGACCATTGCATCACCATGGTGCAGATCGAATTCGACCGCAGAAATCTATGA